Proteins from a single region of Flaviflexus salsibiostraticola:
- a CDS encoding LuxR C-terminal-related transcriptional regulator, producing MAQQPLHRLATTPWFLTAIPETRSDSLPRPRLTDMLDAAVEDSAITIVEAPSGFGKTTALATWAHARTRTAWLTLTDQHRTPLPLLAGIISSLIRIYPDNAVLEAGMLRVRTGEVLLDSAIERIIDAIPEGSPTVVIVDDAQETTREALVAAAVPLARHSRGHLRFIIAGTSSLSRSLSRELAKGDAHRLAPDAFAFTHEEMVEIASRWGVDDESLHEAGRCLWEETRGWPVAVQLLLRTGHLTETSLVDPEAPNILTDYIEHEVLGVLSTELREFILDATSSDRVSADYVVHLTGDGHSPALLDECRRLGLFLELFQNDDGRTSLRWHTRFAQSCREIARRRDRGRFHRNHRRTAQWLVPDFPSAAISHALEVDDEDFALAMLEDVWLQMITTGQASVLESRCLDVLKGGATTPSLLYIRACCREMESDSIGAQMLKSRADDGLAALAGDEQRRAHITRTFADLLLASSPEHLQTALTEAEELLTTAHLGPSLFIHGTFIAAWNHLKLRSRPAHALRLMTTAAASAEKAGFTAVSQRANSLIAPALTLSGRFTAAMEILAATPESAGQGPWDPFEGNLNRWSRAFISFWQGDIEKALAGFRSIDATEAPASSDAGVARMYFAFAAALSGERDLLDEAARMVGKLDDRERHGLPWPTYKSVASAALEWARGDNTAATRTLSDMREGPGATTTRIIGAALWRRLGRPDRALQMLGRIDQDVLVSFSRATMQVTLAVIAWQRGQADKAHEMLERALDVASAEGITAPFLCLDQPARELMTMHAGWGTKHEEFVALRLGEDAARADYAGPAALLSERELDVYGFLGTTMTPEEIAQALFVSTSTVRTHQRSIYRKLGVTNRRDAVRAGL from the coding sequence ATGGCACAGCAGCCCCTCCATCGCCTGGCGACGACGCCGTGGTTCCTCACCGCCATTCCTGAGACTCGCTCTGATTCCCTGCCGCGCCCGCGACTGACCGACATGCTCGACGCCGCCGTCGAGGATTCCGCCATCACCATCGTCGAGGCGCCATCGGGCTTCGGGAAGACGACTGCCCTGGCGACCTGGGCGCACGCGCGGACGAGAACGGCGTGGCTCACACTCACCGATCAGCACCGCACCCCACTCCCCCTTCTCGCGGGAATCATCTCCTCGCTCATCCGGATCTACCCCGACAACGCCGTGCTGGAGGCAGGGATGCTCCGTGTTCGGACCGGAGAGGTGCTGCTCGACTCCGCGATCGAACGGATCATTGATGCCATACCGGAGGGATCTCCCACCGTCGTGATCGTCGATGATGCGCAGGAGACGACGCGGGAGGCTCTCGTCGCGGCCGCAGTCCCTCTTGCTCGACACAGCAGGGGCCACCTTCGCTTCATCATCGCCGGCACCTCCTCCCTCAGCCGCTCGCTGAGCCGGGAGCTGGCGAAGGGAGACGCGCACCGCCTCGCGCCTGACGCCTTCGCCTTCACCCATGAGGAGATGGTGGAGATCGCTTCGCGGTGGGGCGTCGACGACGAATCCCTCCATGAGGCGGGCCGATGCCTATGGGAGGAGACGCGCGGGTGGCCGGTCGCGGTGCAGCTGCTCTTGAGGACGGGGCACCTCACCGAGACGAGCCTCGTCGATCCCGAGGCGCCGAATATTCTCACGGACTATATCGAGCACGAGGTGCTCGGCGTGCTGTCGACTGAGCTCCGCGAGTTCATCCTCGATGCGACGTCGAGCGACCGCGTCAGCGCCGACTACGTCGTTCACCTGACCGGTGACGGGCACAGCCCTGCACTCCTCGACGAATGCAGGCGCCTTGGGCTGTTCCTTGAGCTGTTTCAGAACGACGATGGCAGGACCTCGCTGCGCTGGCACACGCGGTTCGCGCAGAGCTGTCGGGAGATCGCCCGCCGGCGTGACCGCGGCCGCTTCCATCGCAACCACCGGCGAACGGCCCAGTGGCTCGTTCCCGACTTTCCATCCGCAGCCATCTCCCACGCTCTCGAAGTCGATGACGAGGACTTCGCGCTGGCGATGCTGGAGGACGTCTGGCTCCAGATGATCACGACGGGTCAGGCCTCGGTTCTCGAGAGCCGGTGCCTCGACGTGCTCAAGGGCGGCGCGACGACACCCAGCCTTCTCTACATCCGGGCGTGCTGCCGGGAGATGGAGAGCGACAGCATCGGGGCCCAGATGCTCAAGTCGCGAGCCGATGATGGGCTCGCCGCGCTCGCCGGGGATGAGCAGCGCCGAGCACATATCACTCGCACGTTCGCAGACCTGCTCCTGGCCAGCAGTCCGGAGCATCTCCAGACAGCGCTCACGGAGGCGGAAGAGCTCCTCACAACCGCCCATCTGGGTCCGAGCCTCTTCATCCACGGCACCTTTATCGCCGCATGGAATCATCTGAAGCTGCGGAGCAGGCCCGCCCACGCGCTTCGACTCATGACAACGGCTGCCGCGAGCGCGGAGAAGGCGGGTTTCACCGCAGTCTCTCAGCGCGCGAATTCGCTCATCGCCCCCGCCCTCACCCTCTCCGGTCGGTTCACAGCCGCCATGGAGATCCTCGCCGCCACGCCGGAGTCGGCCGGCCAGGGCCCCTGGGATCCGTTTGAGGGGAACCTCAATCGCTGGTCGAGAGCCTTCATCTCCTTCTGGCAGGGCGATATCGAGAAAGCGCTCGCCGGGTTCAGGTCGATCGATGCGACCGAGGCCCCCGCGTCCTCCGATGCGGGCGTCGCCCGCATGTACTTCGCCTTCGCCGCCGCACTGTCAGGCGAACGCGACCTGCTCGATGAGGCCGCCCGGATGGTGGGGAAGCTCGACGATCGGGAGCGTCACGGCCTGCCCTGGCCGACATACAAGAGTGTGGCCTCGGCGGCTCTTGAGTGGGCTCGCGGCGATAATACGGCCGCGACGAGAACCCTGTCCGATATGAGAGAAGGTCCGGGAGCGACGACAACCCGGATCATCGGAGCCGCTCTGTGGCGTCGGTTGGGCCGCCCGGACAGAGCTCTGCAGATGCTGGGCCGGATAGACCAGGACGTCCTCGTCAGCTTCAGCCGAGCCACCATGCAGGTCACTCTGGCCGTCATCGCGTGGCAGCGAGGGCAGGCGGACAAGGCGCATGAGATGCTCGAGCGAGCCCTCGACGTCGCGTCGGCGGAGGGAATCACCGCCCCTTTCCTGTGCCTGGACCAGCCCGCCCGTGAGCTGATGACGATGCATGCGGGTTGGGGGACCAAGCACGAGGAGTTCGTCGCACTGCGGCTTGGGGAGGATGCCGCCCGAGCGGATTACGCTGGGCCCGCAGCCCTTCTGTCGGAACGGGAGCTCGATGTGTACGGATTCCTCGGAACCACGATGACGCCCGAGGAGATCGCACAGGCCCTCTTTGTCTCAACCTCGACTGTCCGCACGCACCAGCGCTCGATCTACCGCAAGCTCGGAGTCACCAACAGGCGAGACGCCGTTCGAGCAGGATTGTAG